The following DNA comes from Bryobacteraceae bacterium.
CGCGGGAACCGTTCTCCCCATTCCACCAACACCAGCGCCGGCGCTTCGAGCAGTTCATCGAGCCCCAGCCGCGCGGCTTCGTCCTCGGCATCCAGGCGGTAGAGGTCGGCGTGATAGACGGCCACCGGATCGCCGTACTCGTGAATCAAGGCGAATGTCGGGCTCGATACTTCTTCGCGCGGGGCGGCGCCACGGCCCTCGGCGATCCCTTTCACAAGCGTCGTTTTGCCGGCGCCCAGTCCTCCGATCAGCAGCACCAGTCCGCGCGAGGGCAGCTTCCGCGCCAGCCGGCGGCCGAGTTCGATCGTCTCATCGGCGGAGCCCGTGGTGAAGTCGACCGTCACGTGGTATCCCGCGCGGCGTCGAAGGCCGCGGGAAGATAGCGGAGCAGATCGGTGGCGATGACGGTCTTCTCGCCCAGCGCTTCGGCGGCACGGTCGCCGGCGCAGCCGTGCAGCCAGACGGCGGCGACGGCGGCAAGCTGCCAACGGTCCGGGTACTGCGCCACGAGGCCGGCGGTGAGACCGGTGAGGATGTCGCCTGCGCCGCCGGTTGCCATGGCGGGGCCGCCGGTCGGGTTGATCCAAATCTCGCCCGAAGGCATCGCGACGATGGTGCGGAAGCCCTTCAACACGAGCAGCACGTCGTGCTCCACGGCGAAGGCGCGGGCGGTGGCGATGCGATCCGCTTGAATCTCCGCGACCGGCTTTTCGATCAGACGCGACATTTCGCCAGGGTGCGGGGTGAGGATGAGGCGGCGGCCGCGGGGGAGGTCCGCCGGAGCAATGTTGTTGAGTCCGTCAGCATCAATGACGGTGGGCACGTCGTTGTCGGCGAGCATGCGGCGAAGGAAATCGCCGCGATGGCGATGGACGCCCATGCCGGGTCCGGCGGCGAAGACCGTCTTGCCGGCGGCGACGTCGCGGAAGTGGCCGTATTCCGGTAGCACGTCCGTCATCAACTCCGGGGCGTGGGCGCCGATCTCGGCGAGAGCCTCCTCGCTGCTGGCCACCGTCACGAGGCCCGCGCCGGCGCGAAGCGCGGAGAGGCCGGCCATGGCTGCGGCGCCCGTCTTGCCCGGCGCTCCGCCTATGACAAGGACGTGGCCGAAGGAGCCTTTGTGTCCCGTGCGCGGACGGGGGGCGAGGAGCGGTGCGAAATCGCCCGGTTCAATCACGCGGGTCCTTGAGACGCAGATGGATTCCGGGGACCCGATGGGTGCGACGCGCAGTTCCCCGCACGCGGAAGCGCCGCTATCGAGCACCTGGCCGAGTTTTGACGCGGTGAATGTCACGGTGGCGTCGGCGTGGACATGATCCCAAGGCGTGTGGGCGAAGTCACTCGCAAGGCCCGAGGGAATGTCCACGGCAACGACCTTCGCCGCCGGAAACCCACTGTTGATCTCCCCGATCAGCGACGCGTAGGGCTCGCGCGGGGGTCCGGTGAGCCCGGTGCCCAGCAGCGCATCGATCAAAATCGTGGCCGCGCGCATTCGCGGTTCGATCTCGCGCGAGATCGCCGTGAACCCGCACGCGCGCAGGGAAGCCATGTTGGCCGGTTCCTCGCCGGCGACGACTACGTCGAGTGAAGCGGGCCGGAATCGCGTGAATAGCTGCCGCGCCACGACGATGCCGTCGCCGCCGTTGTTGCCTTTGCCGCACAGGACGACGATTCGCTGCCGGTGGAGCGGCGCGAAGTTCTCGGCCAGCAGCTCCACCACGCGGTGTCCGGCGTTCTCCATGAGCACGGCGTCCGGGATGCCAAGTTCTACGGTGCGGCGGTCCACCTCGCGCATTTCCGCCGCGGTCAATACGAACATCAGGACCGGCTCCCGTCCACGAGCTTCTCCAGTCTTCGCAGGTCGTCGTAGTGGCCCATCACGATGAGATTGTCGCCCACTTCCACCGTGGCGTCGGCGGGCGGGTTGAAGTCCATTGTCTTGTTGGAACGGCGGATGGCGAGGACGATGACGCCGAAATCGCGCCTGAGCTGCATGTCCTTCAGCGACCGGGAGGCGATGTCGGCGCCGGGACGTATCTCCACCTGCTCGATGCCGACGTCCATGCCCATGGATGAAGTCTGCGCGGTGACGTCGAGGAACTGGAACACGTGCGGACGAAGGATCGATTGCGCGAGCCGATAGCCGGTCATCGAGTAGGGCATGAACACGGCGTCGGCGCCGGCGCGCCGCATTTTCGATTCCGACGCCTCCTCGGAGACGCGCGACGAGACGACCAGATTGGGGTTGAGGCTCTTGGCTGAGAGGATCAGGAAGAGGTTGTCGGCGTCGGAGGAGAGGGCCGCGATGAGCCCGCAGGCGCGTTGAATGCCAGCTTCGAGGAGCATGTCGTCGCGGGTGGAATCGGCCTGGACGGCGAGCATGCCCATCTTGATGGCGCGTTCGACGCGGTCTTCGCTCTTGTCCATGACGACGAACGGGACGCCGGACCGCTGAAGCTCGGCCGCCGCGCCGCGGCCCACCCGGCCGAAGCCGCACAGGATGTAGTGGTTCTTGAGTCGATCGATCATTTTGCGATTCCGCCGCTTGTGGATGATGTCACCGAACTGGCTTTCGAAGATGCTTTGAGTGACGGCGCTGAAGGCGTATGCCATCACGCCCGCGCCGACGAGCAGTAGGAACGTGTTGAAGATCCGGCCGGCGCGCGTGAGCGGATGCACCTCGCCGTAGCCGACCGTGGTGATGGTGATCACCGACATATAGAGCGCGTCGAACACCGGGTAGCCCGAGAGCAGCACAAACCCGGCCGTGCCCACCGCGAGCAGCGCGGCGATCAACACGAGCACGGTGAGGATGCGGGCGGAGGTGCGCGTCATGCGGGAGGCGCCTCCGGCGGAAGAGCCGCTCGCTTCGCCCCGGCCCGGCGCGCGATCAGCATGGTTAGGTCATCCTGCAGTTCGCCGGAGCCGGTGTGCGCCGTGACCGCCTTGTCCACCTCCTCCAGAATCTGGTCCGAAGGGAGCGCGGCGGTCCGCACGAAGAGCGCCGCCAGCCGCTCTTCGCCGTACATCTCGCCGAACGAGTTCTCCGGCTCCGTGACGCCGTCGGTGAAGCCGACGAGCAGGTCGCCGGGCTCGAGCGAGATGCGGCTCTCGGTGTACTTGGCGAAAGGAAACGCGCCCACCACCATCCCATTCACTTCGAGCGGCTCCGCCTTGCCGCCGCGAATGAGCAGCGGCGGGAGATGCCCGGCGTTGGTGTAGATGAGTTCGCCGGATGTGTGATCGTAGACGCCAAGGAAGAGAGTCGCGTACTTCTCCGCCGAAGTCGCCGCGTGCAGGTGGCGGTTGATCGTCTCCATCGCCAGCGCCACTTCGCCGCGTCCGAGTTCCTCGAGCTGCATCCGGAAATAGGCCTGCAGCGACGACATCAGCAAAGCGGCCGAGATGCCTTTTCCGGCCACGTCGCCGATGGCGATGGCGTAGCGCGAACCGGCCGGCTGATAGTCGTAATAGTCGCCGGAGACCATTCGCGCCGGCGAACATGCGCCGAACAGTTCTAGCCCCGGGATGCGGGGTACGGCCTGCGGAAACAACTGCGCCTGCACGCGGCGGGCGATCTCCACTTCGGCTTTCAGGCGCTCGCTCTCCTTGGCCACTTCGAGCAGACGCTCCACTTCACCGGTCATCTGGTTGAAGGACCGGCCTAGGCCGGCAACCTGATCTTCGCCCTTCTCCGGAATGCGCCAGGAGAAATCGCCCTGGCTGACGTGATGAGTGCCTTCGTGCAGATCGTCGACGGCGCTGGTAATGGTGCGCGTCACCGTGACGCCGATGTAAATGGATGCTGCCTGCGCCAGCAGGAACAGGAGTCCGAAAACCCAGAGCGCATTGGGGAGACTGGCGCGCCCGCCGCCGCTGGTGAGCACGCCGATGAGCGAGGAGAAGCGCGTGCGCACGCCGAGGAGGCCGCGTTCATGGCGGCCGGGCATGTCCCAACGCGCCACCGGGATCTCGTGTCCCCAGCGCAGTTCTTCGTCGAAGCGGTTCGTGGCGGGGGCGATCGGCACTGGCGGGTCGCTCTCCTCGGCCGGAATCGAGAAGTCAGTTTCGGAGGCCGGGTCGGGGAGCACGGAGACGGGGCCGAGGCCGGGGACGAGTCCGCCGAGCCAGCGCCGGGTGAGCGGGGAGTGAACGGTGACGCAGGTGGCGCCATTCACCGCATGGGCCCAAACGTAGAGCTTGCCCTTCCGCGCCATGACGCCGGACGTGTCGCCCCATCCGGCGACGGGGTCGTGATAGGCGTCGTTGACGGAAGCCTCGATACCGGGATAGCGCTGCTGGAGCGCTTCGCCCATCGAGTAGGCGCGCTCGGACCGCTGGGCCACGCCGGAATGCGCGAGCATCCACGCGATGTTCCTCAGGAATTCCGTATGGTGTCCCAGTTCCGATTGCACCAGGTGCGCCGCCACCTGTTCGCCGAGGAAAATCGCCGCCTGCCGGGAAAGCGTGAGTATGAGCAGGATCGGGATGACGGCGATGAAAAGGTATACGACGGCGAGCCGGTTCCGTAGCCGCCAGATCAGAGGCCGAAGCAGGTGGCGGCCCAACCGCACGCCCACCACACCGCCCAATGCCACCATCGGCAGCGTGAGCAGCGCGAGCGTCGCCACCGCTCCGCTGAACCACGCGCCAACCCACACCGCCAGCGCCAATCCAAACAGGATCTCCGGCCAGCGGCGCCGCAACATCGCCCGGTTCGCCTACACGCGCGAGCGTGAAATGGCCGGCGACTCCTCTTCCGGATAAGCGCCCTTGGGCATGAGATAGTGCCGCGCGAGGCCGTCGCGCAGGATGTGAAACGCCGATTCGGGATCGTCGGCGAACTGGAACAGGTCGACGTCTTCCGGGCTGATCATGCCGTGCTTCACTAGCGCGTCGAAGTTCAATATTTCCTTCCAGAACTCGGTGCCGTAGAGAAGAATCACCATCTTCTTTTCGAGCTTGCGAGTCTGCATGAGAGTGAGCAGCTCAGTGAGTTCGTCGAGCGTGCCGAATCCGCCCGGGAACACCACCAGCGCCTTGGCCAGATAGGCGAACCAGAACTTCCGCATGAAGAAGTAGTGGAACTCGAAGCAGAGGCTCGGCGTGATGTAGGGGTTGGGCTTCTGTTCGAAGGGCAGGCCGATATTGAGGCCGACGGTCTTGCCGCCCGCGTCGGCCGCGCCGCGATTGGCGGCTTCCATGATGCCCGGGCCGCCGCCGGTGCAGACGACGAACCGCTTCTTGGGGTTTTCGAGGCCGTCGGACCACTGCGTGACGCGCCTCGCCAGTTCCCGCGCCTCGCGATAGTAACGGCCCAGCGGGCCATCCTCGGTGATTCGCGCCGAGCCGAAGAAAACCACGGTGTCGTGGACTTTCTCGTTCCGGAAGTGCGCCAGCGGATGAAGATACTCGGAGAGAATACGGAGACTGCGTCCGTTCTTGCTCTCGAGGAACCCGACGTTCTTATAAGCGACCGGATTACAAGCCTCGCCCCAATCGAGCGGATTGTCGTCAGCCATTATTCTCCTCTTCCTGTTTGCGCGAATCGGAAACGATTCTTTCCAATTGTCGCACTGCCTTCAGAAGCTCCGGCAGCTTCGGGAAGGCAGCGACGGCGCGCCGCCATGTGGCTGCGTCGAAGGCGGGCGAGCCGGACATCACTGCTCCCGGAGCGACGTCGCCGCCGATGCCGCTTTGCGCGTAGACGATGGCGTTGTCGTGAATCGTGAGATGGCCGGAAATGCCGGCCTGTCCGGCGAGAAGAACGTTGCGGCCCAGGATCGACGAGCCCGCCAGACCGGTCTGCGAGCAGATGATGTTATCCTCGCCGACGACACAGGCGTGGCCGATCTGGACGAGGGAATCGACTTTGGCGCCGCGCTTGACGCGCGTCTCACCGACGGTGGCTCGATCGATATTGGTCAGCGCCTGGATCTCGACGTCGTCTTCGATCACGGCCGGTCCGCTCTGGACGATCTTGTAGTGCGTGCCGTCGGCCTGTTTGGCGAAGCCGTAGCCGTCGCCGCCGACGACGACGTTGTTTTGCAGGATCACGCGGTGGCCGATGCGGCAGTGTTCGCGGACGACAGCGCCGGAGTGGGCGACGAAATCGTCGCCGATGGACGCGCCCTCGTAGATCACAACGTGCGGATGGATGACGGCCCGATCGCCTACAGTGACGCGTTCGCCGATGACGGCATAGGGCCCGATCGAGGCGCCCGCTCCGATGGTGGCCGTCGCTGCCACCGAGGCCAGCGGGTGGATCACGGCCGGCGGCCGTGGCGGCTGGTAAAAGAACTCGAGCGCGCGGGCGAAATCGAGGTAGGGGTTCTCCGAAACAAGCGTCGGAAGTTCTGGAATCGGGGCCTTTGCGAGGATCGCGCCGGCGCGGCTGTTCCTGACCTTGGGCGCGTATTTCGGATTCGCGAGGAAGGTGAGCTGGCCGGGACCGGCGTGTTCCATGCCCGCGACGCCGGAGATTTCGAGGCTGGCGTCGTCGTGGCCGTCGCGGCTGTGAATGCGGCAACCGAGCCGCCCGGCGATACTTCCGAGAGTCATGTTCGCTAAAGAATCAGGGTAGCAGGCGTGGTTTAGCATAAGACACAGGAGGAGAGTTTCGTGCGATATCTCTGGCTTTTGGCGCTGGTTCCGGTCGTGGTTCCGGCGCAGGATGTGGACCCGGCCGCGTTGATGAACCTGCGCTTCTATCCGGCCAACGGCGGCTTCATGGTGGAACGTCTTACCGGTTCGAACCTGCCGCCGGGCGAGTTGACGTTCGAGGCGGTGGGCCCGGCGACGCAGGCCATGCCGCTGCGGCGGCGGGAGCTCGACACCTTCGCCGGTTTCGAAACGCTCGACCCGAACGGCGTGCCCGTGGTGCGGTTGGGCAAACCGGGCCGCTACGAGTTTCACGTAAAGCTGGCCGGGCGGGTGATCGGCAAGTACGGGTTCGAGTTGGCGCGGGCCGGCGGCGAGTGGACGCGCCAGGGCGACTGGGAACGCGTCGGATTCCTGGCCCAGAACGCGCGCGATCCGGAATCGCCGGCGGGCTTTCATTTCTGGGCGAGTCTCGCGGAGCTTCCGCCCGGCAAGTCCCGAGCGATGCTGACGGCGCACTGGATGCTCGGCGGGCGCGAGGTGGCGGCGACGCCGTCGCCGATGGCGGTGACGCAACGGGACTGGCAGCCGTTCCGCGTGGAGTTGGGGACGAAGGGACCGAAAGGGAAGGTATTGTCCCTGAGCGGGCTCGCTGCCAATGACGGCGACTACGCGTTGGTGGTGAAGGCCGACGGACAGCCGTGGAAGACTTTCCGCGTGCGGGTGAAGGGTGGCAAGCCCGCCGGGTTGGCCGGGTATCCGGCGCACCGGCTCGATACGTCGTCCGGGTCGAACTCGAGTTACAAGCTGATGGACGTGTATTGGGTTGCTCGGTAAGTCCCGGAGCCGGAGCATAGCGCGGTCAAGGACGCGCCGGTCTTTCGATGGCGGCGAAGATGCCGGCCTCAGCCCAGTCGCGGAACCACTCGCCGAGGTTGGCGGGACGGGTGCGGCCAAGGGCTTCGCCGAGTGTGGCGCCGGCGGCGAGGGCGCCGAGCAGGCTGTGGGCGGGACGGCTGAGTTCGAGCGCTGAGACGGTGTAGTCGCGGCGGACGATGGCGAGGCAGGTGCGCTTGGACCGCGTTGAACTAGGCGCGGGGTAGAGATGGACGGGGTGGCTCAACGCGACTAGGCGAAAGGCGGGCACGGTGCGGAAGCGAAGGGCTGGAAGGTGATCGGGCCGGAGTCCGGTGAGGGCTTCGGTACGGATGGGCTCGGCGTGCTCTTCGTCGAACACCTCGGTGAGCGTCAGTTCATAGCGGGCGAGGGCGGCGGAGAAGCCGGGCCTGGGGAGCCCTTCGACGGCGGCCAGGAAGGCGGGGAGCCGGTCGCCGAGACGGTTGAGGGTATAACTGCGGGAAGGGTTTTCGGACAAGTAGAGCCGGAGTAAGTCTCCGAATAACTCGTCGCCGAGGAACTGGGCGAGCAGGGGATAGTCGGCGCGGAGCGCTTCTTCGAGGCGGGCGAGATACATGTCGCGATAGATGGCGACGCGCTCGGCGGGGGCGAGAGTCCGCGAGGGCTTCACCCGGCCGCGGGCAGCGGCGGGCGAGACAGGGGTTTCGGCGGCAATGGCGTCCTGCAGCCACCGCTGCGTGGCGCGCAAGCTACGCGGCATGGGCGGATCCTTCGCGGTAGCGGCGGGCTTTCAGGGCCTCGGCGTGCACGACGTCGAAAGCGGGGATGGCTTCATCCCATTCGAGCAGCGTCGCGACGCCGCCAAAACGGCGGTGGGCGAGGCGGTAGAGCTCCCAAACGGCATCAATGACGTGATCGCTATGGGTGTCGAGAATGTGGGTGCCTCTGTTGGTGTGGCCGGCGAGGTGCATCTGGACGACGCGGTCGGCCGGGATGCGGGCGATGTAGGCGGCCGGGTCGAAGCCGTGGTTGAACGCACTCACATAGACGTTGTTAACGTCGAGGAGGATGCCGCAGTCGGACTCTTCGGCGAGGGTGGCGAGAAAGTCCCATTCGTTCCAGGTGGACGCCTGGAACTCGAGATAGGTGGACGGGTTTTCGAGAACGAGGGGGCGCTCGAGGAAATCGGAGACGGCGCGGACGCGCTCGATCGAGTAACCGAGAGACTCGTCGGTGTAGGGCATCGGCAGGAGGTCGTGGAGGTTGATGCCGCTGACACCGGTCCAGCAGAGGTGATCGGATATCCAAAGGGCGTTGGTGCGGTGGGCGAGGCTTTTGAGCTTGCGGAGGTAGTCGAGGTCGAGGGGGTCGGTGGAGCCGATGGACATGGAGACGCCGTGGAGGACGACCGGGTAGCGTTCGGCGACGCGGTCCAGCACCCATGCCGGCCGGCCGCCGGTATCCATGTAGTTCTCCGAGAGGACCTCGAACCAATCGACGGGGGGCCATTCGGCGAGGATGTGCGGGAAGTGGACGGTGCGGAGGCCGATGCCGAAGCCGAGGTCGGGAAGGTTCCAGCGATTTGCCATGGGAGGAGAGAGGGGCGCGGGAAGGCGCCCCGTCGGTTGATTAGGCCACGGTCTGCCGGTCGCGGCGGAGGCGCAGAGCGCTGGTTCGCGGGACGGAGCAGCCGCCCTTGCCCTTGCAGGAGTTCTTGCCGGCGCAACCGTTGTCGCCCGATTTGCAGCCGCCGAGTCCTTTGCACTCGTTGAGACCGGCGCAGTCGTGTTTGGCGGTGGTGGCGCAGCCGCCCTTACCCTTGCAGGAGTTCTTGCCGGCGCAGCCGTTATCGCCGGCCTTGCAGCCGCCCTGGCCTTTGCATTCGTTCATGCCCTTGCAGGCGTGCTTGGCGGCGGCGGACTTCTTGGCAGCGCCCTTCTTGCTCTGGGCGGAGGCGGCGCCCGCGGAAAGTCCGGCGATGGCGGCGCCGAGGGCGACGTGGAAGTTTCTGCGTTTCATTCAATGCTCCTTGGGTGACTGGGGTGTCGTCATAGGGTACGTTCGACCGGTGGGATCCGGATGTTACGCCGCTCTGTAAACTCGCGGCTAAAATACCGCCCGGCCGCGCCGATGAGCGAGGAAGAGCGGCCGATTTGACTATTCTGTCCCAACTCGAGCCTTTTGTGCGAGCCACGCCGGCGGCGATCGCGGTGGTGGATACCCGGATGCGGTACCTCGCCTACAGCGATCGCTGGGCGAACGACTACGGATTTTCCGGCGTCGATTTGCGGGGGCGGTCACACTACGATGTGTTTCCCGAGATACCGGAGCGCTGGAAAGAGATTCATCGGCGATGCTTGGCGGGGGCTTCCGAGCACTGCGACGAGGATCCGTTCGACCGGGCGAACGGAAAGCGGATGTGGCTGCGGTGGGAGGTGCGTCCCTGGCGTGACGACGACGGGAGCGTGGGCGGGCTGGTGATGCTGACCGAGGACGTCACCGAGCGGCATGAGGCGGCCGAGCGACTGCGGGCGAGCGAAACGATGCACCGGGAAGCATGCCATCAGCGGGACCTGGTGCTCGAGACGACGCGAACGGGAACGTGGGACTGGCGGATCGGGGCCGGCACGCTCGAGACCAACGAGATATATTTCCGGATGCTCGGCTATCCGCGGCCGGCGGGCATGCATCCCGCTTCGGCGTTTTTCGACTTGCTGCATCCGGAGGATACGCCGAAGGTGGAGGCGGCGCTCGCCGAGGCGTTTTCCGGGAGGACGGCGGCGTACCGGGTGAACTTCCGTCTGCGGGCGGTGGACGGAAGCTACCGGTGGATCCAGGCGCGGGGCCAGATCGTGTCGCGGAACGCGGCCGGGAAGCCGGAGCGGATGATCGGCGTGCACCTTGATGTGGACGACCGCATGCGGAGCGAGTTCGAACGGCGGAGGCTGGAGCGTCTGCTGCAGATCGCGGTGGACACGCTGCCGCAGCGGGTATTTTGGAAAGACGCCGACGGCGCGTATATGGGCTGCAACGCGGCGTTCGCCGAGGATGCGGGGCTCGCGTCAACGATCGATGTGATCGGCCTTTCCGACCGCGATTTGCCGTGGCGGGACGAGGCAGACCGGTTTCGCTCGCACGACCGCGACGTGATCGCAACCGCGGCGCCGCGCGTTGATTGCGACCTGACCGTGTTGCGCGGGGGCGACATGCGGTGGCTGCGGTCTGTGAAGGTGCCGCTGCGCGACGATGCCGGGAAGATCATCGGCGTGCTGGGCACCTACGAGGACATCACGGCGGAGCGGTCGGCGCAGGACGAGCTGCGCGCGGCGAAGGAGGCGGCCGAAGCGGCAAGCCGCTTGAAGAGCGAGTTCCTCGCGAACATGAGCCACGAGATCCGGACGCCGATGAACGGGATCCTGGGCATGACGGAACTGGCGCTTGCGACCTCGTTGAGCGCGGAGCAGAGGGAGTTCCTGGAAGCGGTTCACAACTCGGCCCAATCGCTGCTGACGATTCTGAACGACATCCTCGATCTTTCGAAGATCGAGGCGGGGAAAGTATTGCTGTCGCCGGCGGACTTCGATCTTGCCGACGTGCTGAAACGGACGGTGGCGCTGTTCGCCGCGCGTGCTCACCAGGAGCAGGTGCTGCTCCGTTCCGCAATATCCGAAGACGTACCTTCGCGGCTGTTCGGCGACGAGGTTCGTCTCGGGCAGATTCTGGCGAACCTGGTGGGGAACGCGATCAAATTCACGCCGAAAGGTGGCCGCGTGGATGTGCGCGCGAGCGTGGCCGGCATGGAAGACGGCCGTTGCCGGCTCCGCGTGTCGGTGCAGGACACCGGAATCGGGATCGCGCCGGGAAAGCTGAAGGCGATCTTCGAGCCGTTCACGCAGGCCGATGGGTCCACGACGCGACGGTTCGGCGGCACGGGGCTGGGGCTGACGATCACGCGGCAGCTCGTCGAGCTGATGGGCGGGCAGATCGCCGCGACGAGCACGCCGGGAGAGGGGTCGATCTTCACGTTCGACTGTTTGTTGGACCTGGCCAGCTCGTGCAGTTTCTCGCCCCGGATGGCGCAGTCCGGCGAGCGGGTGGGGCAAGGATTGCGGGTGCTCCTGGCCGAGGACAACGCGGTGAACCTCCGGCTGGCGAGCCATCTGCTCAAGCGTGAGGGTTGCACCGTTGTGGTGGCGCGCAATGGGCGGGAGGCGGTGGACCTGATCTGTGGCGGCGGGCACGGCCGCTTCGATGCCGTGTTCATGGACGGCCAAATGCCGGAGATGGACGGGTGGGCGGCGACGCGCGCCGTCCGGCAATGGGAGGAGTCCCTTTCGGAGGCGGCGCCGCTGCCGATCATCGCGGTGACGGCGAACGCGATGGAAGGCGATCGGGATCGATGCCTGGCGGCGGGGATGACCGACTATCTTTCGAAGCCGATCCAGTTGGTCCAGTTGCGGGAAGCGCTCGAACGGGTGCGGTCCGGGGCTGGCGATGGCGCGCCGGTTGAACCGCTCACGCTTCCCAATTGAGCAGCCGGAGGGCGTTGTCGCGATAGAGGGCTTTCAAGGACGCCTCGGGCAGCTCGAGGCCGTAGTGACGCCACCACAAGCGGCCGGGGATGTATTCATCGGCGGTTTCGAGCAGGCGCCACCAGCCGCGATACATCGCCGCGTCGCTGCCCATGTCGGTGCCCCAAAGAAGCCGCGCGCGGTAGCGCTCGATGAACTTGCCTGACCCGCGGGGCTGGCGTCCGAGCTCGTAGTCGCGGGCGGCGATGTCCAGATGGGCGTTCGGGTGCCTATCCAGGAACGCTGCTAACTTCGCAAGATCGTTCGCCTGGTTACTGAGGTGGCAGAAGACGAAGATCGTCTTCGGATGCGCGGCCACGGCGCGGTCCCGCGTGGCGAGTAGCTCTTCGTATCCCGGCACATCCTT
Coding sequences within:
- a CDS encoding PAS domain-containing protein gives rise to the protein MTILSQLEPFVRATPAAIAVVDTRMRYLAYSDRWANDYGFSGVDLRGRSHYDVFPEIPERWKEIHRRCLAGASEHCDEDPFDRANGKRMWLRWEVRPWRDDDGSVGGLVMLTEDVTERHEAAERLRASETMHREACHQRDLVLETTRTGTWDWRIGAGTLETNEIYFRMLGYPRPAGMHPASAFFDLLHPEDTPKVEAALAEAFSGRTAAYRVNFRLRAVDGSYRWIQARGQIVSRNAAGKPERMIGVHLDVDDRMRSEFERRRLERLLQIAVDTLPQRVFWKDADGAYMGCNAAFAEDAGLASTIDVIGLSDRDLPWRDEADRFRSHDRDVIATAAPRVDCDLTVLRGGDMRWLRSVKVPLRDDAGKIIGVLGTYEDITAERSAQDELRAAKEAAEAASRLKSEFLANMSHEIRTPMNGILGMTELALATSLSAEQREFLEAVHNSAQSLLTILNDILDLSKIEAGKVLLSPADFDLADVLKRTVALFAARAHQEQVLLRSAISEDVPSRLFGDEVRLGQILANLVGNAIKFTPKGGRVDVRASVAGMEDGRCRLRVSVQDTGIGIAPGKLKAIFEPFTQADGSTTRRFGGTGLGLTITRQLVELMGGQIAATSTPGEGSIFTFDCLLDLASSCSFSPRMAQSGERVGQGLRVLLAEDNAVNLRLASHLLKREGCTVVVARNGREAVDLICGGGHGRFDAVFMDGQMPEMDGWAATRAVRQWEESLSEAAPLPIIAVTANAMEGDRDRCLAAGMTDYLSKPIQLVQLREALERVRSGAGDGAPVEPLTLPN